In a single window of the Dysgonomonas mossii genome:
- a CDS encoding tetratricopeptide repeat protein, with the protein MKRVILSYIFFLFVFAISSYAQDTTNVKVDSATVKPSATIADNKGGDNTVFDKANELYNSGDFRKAIDLLENEKNEQKKQGLESAELYYNLGNSYYRVNEIAKARLYYERAHLLDPGDRDTKHNIDYIMTKIEDKIPVADTFFLSIWFNGVQNLFSSNSWANIGVVSFLLLIGCLVLFFFTKLITIKKIAFYTGIVFIIVVIFANVFSFRQKSRLEYRDTAVVMAASASMVSSPDINSKELTVLHAGTKVSITKEDRNWLEVEIDNGTVGWIQRDKLEII; encoded by the coding sequence ATGAAACGAGTCATATTATCATACATATTCTTCCTTTTTGTATTCGCTATATCTTCATATGCACAAGATACAACCAATGTAAAAGTAGATAGTGCAACAGTGAAGCCTTCTGCTACGATTGCAGACAATAAGGGCGGTGATAATACTGTATTTGATAAAGCGAACGAGTTATACAATAGCGGAGACTTCCGCAAAGCAATAGATTTGCTCGAAAACGAAAAGAATGAACAAAAGAAACAGGGGTTAGAGTCTGCGGAATTATATTATAACCTTGGGAACTCATATTATCGGGTTAATGAAATTGCAAAAGCCCGCCTATATTACGAAAGAGCACATTTGCTCGATCCGGGAGACAGGGATACGAAGCATAATATAGATTATATTATGACTAAGATTGAAGATAAGATTCCTGTTGCTGATACGTTCTTTCTTAGCATCTGGTTCAATGGGGTACAAAATCTGTTTAGCTCAAATAGTTGGGCGAATATCGGTGTTGTTTCATTTCTCCTATTGATCGGCTGTTTAGTATTATTCTTCTTCACGAAACTGATTACGATTAAAAAAATAGCTTTCTATACCGGCATAGTATTCATTATAGTCGTTATATTTGCCAATGTGTTTTCGTTTAGGCAAAAGAGCCGCTTGGAATACCGGGACACAGCGGTAGTAATGGCTGCTTCGGCTTCTATGGTTAGCTCTCCCGATATAAATAGCAAAGAGCTTACAGTATTGCACGCAGGAACGAAGGTGTCGATAACAAAAGAAGATCGTAACTGGCTTGAAGTAGAAATAGATAATGGTACAGTGGGCTGGATACAACGCGATAAACTGGAAATAATCTGA
- a CDS encoding vWA domain-containing protein, whose amino-acid sequence MEYANPKYLYLLLLLIPLIGWYIFKLRKMQATFKLSSGYAFEKAPSTLRVYMRHFPFLLRVIAIALVIIVLARPQSVNSSDISKSEGIDIIMALDISGTMMANDFSPTRLEAAKKVASEFINDRQSDRIGLVIFAGESFTQCPLTTDHRVLLNLLSEVKFGMIEDGTAIGLGLANSVNRLKDSQSKSRVVILLTDGSNNAGQIAPLTAAELAASYGIRVYTIGIGSRGTSVARVMTPYGMQSMNVSGDFDERTLTEIASKTGGSYFRATDNTSLSGIYDEIDQMEKSHISVNTVTKRKELYLPFAIMALVLIGGELILRRTWLRNIP is encoded by the coding sequence ATGGAATATGCCAATCCGAAATATTTATACTTACTCTTATTGCTTATACCTCTTATTGGGTGGTATATCTTTAAGCTAAGGAAAATGCAGGCTACATTCAAGTTGTCTTCTGGCTATGCATTCGAAAAAGCACCGTCGACACTGAGGGTATATATGCGTCACTTTCCCTTTTTGTTGAGGGTAATTGCTATTGCCCTTGTTATAATAGTGTTGGCAAGACCTCAGAGTGTCAATTCTTCAGATATATCCAAGTCGGAAGGGATAGACATTATTATGGCGCTGGATATATCAGGAACCATGATGGCGAACGACTTCTCTCCAACTCGTTTGGAGGCGGCAAAGAAAGTTGCATCCGAATTTATCAACGACAGGCAAAGCGACCGTATCGGTTTGGTCATTTTTGCGGGTGAGAGTTTTACTCAATGTCCGTTGACTACAGACCACCGGGTACTTCTCAACTTATTGAGCGAAGTTAAATTCGGAATGATAGAAGATGGTACAGCCATAGGATTGGGACTAGCCAACTCCGTAAACAGATTGAAAGACAGTCAGTCGAAATCTCGTGTTGTTATCCTTCTGACAGACGGTTCTAACAACGCCGGACAGATTGCGCCGTTGACAGCTGCTGAGCTGGCCGCATCATACGGAATACGTGTTTATACGATTGGTATAGGTTCGAGAGGAACGTCAGTGGCACGTGTCATGACTCCGTACGGAATGCAATCGATGAATGTATCGGGCGACTTTGACGAACGCACATTGACCGAGATAGCCTCTAAAACGGGAGGTTCGTACTTCCGTGCTACGGACAATACCAGTTTGAGTGGCATATATGACGAAATAGATCAAATGGAAAAGTCTCATATAAGTGTAAATACTGTGACAAAGCGTAAAGAGCTTTATTTGCCTTTTGCAATTATGGCTTTAGTGCTGATCGGAGGAGAACTTATTCTGCGACGTACATGGTTGAGAAATATTCCATAA
- a CDS encoding BatD family protein — MKRSNILSFHRLLVLFFALSFYISLAGQENKVRIKAPETVTVGEQFTVAYIVESDKEVKEPVIIKNMNGFEILYGPSLSASSSTVFKKGKRVQSFSATSTYILRAPEKGKFSLPQAEVNIDGKKYKSESLKIEVRSLEENIAKVKDVDAFLKVVASKTSVNLSDTLTLSYRLYTTKDIYKIVDVDFPYPNDFYSSDITRLRQSFSEEVINGKTYKVVEMRKLLLQPRKIGEMVLPEGSVTVQYSTPTGRKVRDIWGDVYDESVTNDKVLKIDSVVIRVQDLKAI; from the coding sequence ATGAAAAGAAGTAATATTCTCTCATTTCATCGGCTTTTAGTTTTGTTCTTCGCCTTATCTTTTTATATCTCTTTAGCAGGACAGGAGAACAAAGTGAGGATAAAAGCACCTGAAACGGTAACTGTTGGAGAGCAGTTTACAGTCGCTTATATTGTGGAAAGTGATAAGGAAGTGAAAGAACCTGTAATCATCAAAAATATGAATGGGTTTGAAATTCTTTACGGGCCTTCTTTGTCCGCATCAAGTTCTACCGTGTTTAAAAAAGGGAAGAGGGTACAGTCTTTTTCGGCTACATCAACCTATATACTTCGTGCACCCGAAAAGGGTAAGTTTTCTTTGCCACAGGCAGAAGTGAATATCGATGGTAAGAAGTATAAATCGGAAAGTTTAAAGATAGAAGTACGATCACTAGAAGAGAATATAGCTAAGGTGAAGGATGTAGATGCTTTTCTAAAAGTGGTAGCCTCCAAAACCAGTGTTAACCTCTCGGATACGTTAACCCTCTCTTATCGTCTATATACAACAAAGGATATATATAAGATCGTGGATGTAGACTTTCCGTATCCGAATGATTTCTATTCAAGTGATATAACCCGCTTGAGACAGTCATTTTCTGAAGAAGTAATAAACGGAAAAACATACAAAGTAGTGGAAATGCGAAAACTACTCTTGCAACCTCGCAAAATCGGAGAAATGGTATTGCCCGAGGGTTCAGTGACTGTTCAGTATTCGACTCCTACCGGACGGAAAGTAAGAGATATTTGGGGAGATGTATACGACGAGTCGGTGACTAACGACAAGGTGCTGAAAATAGATTCGGTAGTTATACGTGTTCAAGACTTGAAAGCTATATAA
- a CDS encoding phosphatase PAP2 family protein — MSLVERILPYERNLFLWLNDQHTSYWDVFMWIYSGKLVWLPLAIVAIGVFVYKIKWKEALLLLLCAVLVGVLCDYVSSSLIKPFFERLRPTHHPDFQNYVDTVRNYRGGKYGFISNHAANGFGIVAFTSLLFRYKYYTITVLLWACITGYSRIYLGVHFVSDVVGGAIWGALVGISMYYVYLTSRRYILKVPKEELKIPVYTKVRAQILMCTIWVLVISIAIYSAVFNIPT, encoded by the coding sequence ATGAGTTTAGTAGAACGAATTTTACCCTATGAGAGGAATCTCTTTTTGTGGCTTAATGATCAGCATACCTCTTATTGGGATGTTTTTATGTGGATATATAGCGGCAAGCTTGTATGGCTTCCACTCGCAATCGTTGCAATAGGTGTTTTTGTTTACAAAATAAAATGGAAAGAGGCACTTCTGTTATTACTCTGTGCCGTTTTGGTTGGCGTGCTTTGTGACTATGTCTCTTCTTCTCTAATAAAGCCCTTTTTTGAACGTCTCAGACCTACCCATCATCCCGACTTTCAGAACTATGTAGACACTGTGCGTAATTACCGGGGAGGAAAGTATGGGTTTATATCCAATCATGCCGCTAATGGTTTTGGTATTGTCGCTTTTACATCTCTACTTTTCAGATATAAATATTATACAATCACCGTTCTTTTATGGGCATGCATAACAGGGTACTCCCGAATATACCTTGGAGTGCATTTTGTATCCGACGTTGTTGGAGGTGCAATATGGGGTGCATTGGTCGGTATTTCTATGTATTATGTTTATTTAACCTCACGCAGGTATATCTTAAAAGTTCCTAAAGAAGAACTGAAAATTCCTGTCTACACAAAAGTTAGGGCTCAGATACTAATGTGCACGATTTGGGTTCTGGTGATTTCGATCGCCATTTATAGCGCAGTATTTAATATTCCCACATAA
- a CDS encoding DUF58 domain-containing protein yields METSELLKKVRQIEIKTRGLSRNIFAGQYHSAFKGRGMAFSEVREYQYGDDIRDIDWNVTARYNKPYVKVFEEERELTVMLLVDVSASQDFGTHLSVKRDVVTEIAATLAFSAIQNNDKIGVIFFSDKIEKFIPPKKGKKHILYIIRELINFQAESPKTDMGMALKFLTNAIKKRCTTFMISDFIDVKDYYNALTIANRKHDIVALQVYDSLETQLPSIGLMKILDAESGSEHWIDTSSRKVRQTYKDWWQKQQDSMQTSFNRSKVDSVSVRTDEDYVKALLALFKKRS; encoded by the coding sequence ATGGAAACAAGCGAATTATTAAAGAAAGTACGTCAGATAGAGATTAAAACCCGTGGATTATCCCGCAATATTTTTGCCGGTCAGTATCACTCTGCTTTTAAGGGGCGTGGTATGGCTTTCTCAGAAGTGCGAGAATATCAGTATGGAGACGATATCCGCGATATAGATTGGAACGTGACAGCACGATACAACAAGCCTTATGTAAAGGTCTTCGAAGAAGAACGCGAGCTTACCGTTATGTTGCTTGTCGACGTTTCTGCCAGTCAGGATTTTGGTACACACCTTTCTGTAAAGAGAGATGTCGTAACCGAAATTGCTGCTACTCTGGCCTTTTCTGCTATACAAAATAACGATAAGATCGGAGTAATCTTCTTTTCTGATAAGATCGAAAAATTCATCCCTCCAAAGAAAGGGAAGAAACATATCTTGTACATTATCCGCGAATTGATCAACTTTCAGGCAGAAAGTCCCAAAACTGATATGGGAATGGCTCTGAAATTTTTGACGAATGCTATAAAAAAGAGATGTACAACCTTTATGATATCCGACTTTATTGATGTCAAAGATTACTACAATGCGCTCACGATAGCAAATCGTAAACACGATATTGTTGCGTTGCAGGTATATGATTCTCTCGAAACTCAGTTGCCTAGCATTGGTCTTATGAAGATACTGGATGCAGAGAGCGGAAGCGAACATTGGATCGACACCTCGTCTCGTAAGGTAAGACAGACGTATAAAGATTGGTGGCAGAAACAACAGGATAGTATGCAAACCTCATTCAATCGCAGCAAGGTGGACAGTGTATCGGTGCGTACCGATGAAGATTATGTGAAAGCATTGTTGGCTTTATTTAAAAAGAGAAGTTGA
- a CDS encoding AAA family ATPase → MAHVDIRELTERIQSKSSFVESLTMGMDRVIVGQKHLVESLLIGLLADGHILLEGVPGLAKTLAIKSLASLIDAKYSRIQFTPDLLPADVVGTMIYSQKTEEFLVKHGPVFSNFVLADEINRAPAKVQSALLEAMQERQVTIGEKTYKLPSPFLVMATQNPIEQEGTYPLPEAQVDRFMLKVVINYPKKEEEKLILRNNLAGDYGSLQPVMKAEEIISAREVVRDVYLDEKIEKYIVDIVFATRFPEDNGLASLKGMIGFGASPRASISLALASRAYAFIKRRGYVIPEDIRAVCHDVLRHRIGLTYEAEANNTTSDEIISEILNKIEVP, encoded by the coding sequence ATGGCACATGTTGATATTCGGGAGCTTACCGAAAGAATTCAAAGCAAAAGTTCATTCGTCGAATCACTCACAATGGGAATGGATCGGGTTATTGTGGGCCAAAAGCATCTGGTAGAGTCGTTGCTTATCGGTCTGCTCGCTGATGGACATATATTGCTGGAAGGTGTTCCCGGTCTCGCAAAAACGTTGGCAATAAAGTCTTTGGCGTCACTTATCGATGCTAAATATAGTCGTATTCAGTTTACTCCCGATTTGCTTCCGGCCGATGTGGTGGGAACAATGATCTATAGCCAGAAAACTGAAGAATTCTTAGTGAAACATGGGCCAGTGTTCTCTAACTTTGTATTAGCCGATGAAATTAACCGTGCTCCAGCCAAGGTACAAAGTGCTTTGCTTGAGGCTATGCAAGAGCGTCAGGTTACTATCGGAGAGAAAACCTACAAGCTGCCGTCTCCTTTCCTTGTGATGGCTACACAGAACCCTATTGAGCAAGAAGGTACTTATCCGCTTCCTGAAGCTCAGGTTGACCGTTTCATGCTGAAGGTGGTAATTAACTATCCGAAAAAAGAAGAAGAAAAATTGATCCTCAGAAATAACCTCGCCGGAGATTATGGTAGCCTTCAGCCGGTAATGAAAGCCGAAGAAATCATAAGTGCCCGTGAAGTGGTTCGTGATGTTTATTTGGACGAAAAAATTGAAAAATATATTGTAGATATAGTATTTGCTACTCGTTTCCCTGAAGATAACGGGCTGGCATCTTTGAAAGGTATGATCGGGTTCGGAGCTTCTCCACGTGCATCTATCAGCCTTGCCCTTGCGTCAAGAGCTTATGCTTTTATCAAACGCAGAGGATATGTGATACCGGAAGATATACGTGCAGTATGTCATGATGTATTGCGTCACCGTATCGGTTTGACATACGAAGCTGAGGCAAATAATACTACATCTGATGAAATAATAAGTGAAATCTTAAATAAGATTGAAGTTCCGTAA
- a CDS encoding vWA domain-containing protein, giving the protein MSVFKFANPEFLYLFLAIPLFVIGFILLNIAKRKSVEKLGTLSLVKKMMPELSLKRSYLKFWITMVAIGFGIIVLARPQFGTKVEKVDKKGIELVIAIDVSNSMMAEDISPSRLVKAKQILTRIIDERKNDKVAIVVFAGEAFIQLPLTPDNQSAKLFLETINPSLVPVQGTAIGSAIDMSMSCFSNDADIDKAIVLITDGEGHEGNAEEAAARAASKGVHVNVVGIGTAEGAMIPEAENSRDIKRDTQGQPVVTKLNEEMCRQIAKAGEGLYAHADNSNSALKSLQAELDKLQKKEIDGIAYSEYDEKYQIFAWALLVLLFVEICIFEKKNRIFRNIRLFK; this is encoded by the coding sequence ATGAGTGTATTTAAGTTTGCAAATCCCGAATTCCTATATTTGTTCCTTGCCATACCTTTATTTGTTATTGGCTTTATCTTATTGAATATAGCTAAACGTAAAAGTGTGGAAAAGCTGGGGACATTGTCTTTGGTGAAGAAAATGATGCCGGAACTATCGTTAAAACGTTCTTATCTTAAATTTTGGATAACGATGGTTGCAATAGGATTTGGTATCATCGTTTTGGCTCGTCCACAATTTGGGACAAAGGTTGAGAAAGTAGATAAAAAAGGAATAGAGCTGGTTATTGCTATAGACGTTTCTAATTCGATGATGGCGGAAGATATAAGCCCGAGCCGATTGGTAAAGGCAAAGCAAATATTGACTCGTATTATCGATGAACGTAAGAATGATAAGGTAGCAATTGTGGTTTTTGCAGGAGAGGCATTTATACAGTTACCTCTGACACCTGACAATCAATCGGCGAAGTTATTCCTCGAAACGATCAATCCGAGTCTTGTGCCTGTACAGGGTACTGCCATTGGTAGTGCTATAGATATGAGCATGAGTTGCTTCTCTAACGATGCCGATATAGATAAAGCTATTGTGCTTATCACAGACGGAGAGGGGCATGAGGGTAATGCAGAAGAGGCTGCTGCCCGTGCTGCGAGTAAAGGTGTGCATGTGAATGTAGTAGGAATAGGAACGGCAGAGGGTGCAATGATTCCCGAAGCTGAAAATTCACGAGATATAAAAAGGGACACGCAAGGGCAACCCGTAGTTACCAAGCTTAATGAAGAAATGTGTCGTCAGATAGCAAAAGCCGGAGAAGGATTGTATGCGCATGCTGATAATTCTAACAGTGCGCTGAAAAGCTTACAGGCAGAGCTGGATAAACTACAGAAGAAAGAAATAGATGGTATTGCATATTCTGAATATGACGAAAAATATCAGATTTTTGCATGGGCTCTATTGGTTTTACTCTTTGTAGAGATTTGTATCTTCGAAAAGAAGAATAGAATATTCAGAAATATAAGGTTGTTTAAGTAA
- a CDS encoding BatD family protein produces MKRCSFLLILLLISVSKILADDISFVINAPASTVKGAQIQLQYILKGGSGNNIQIPDEIRGFDILFGPSVSQVYSSSNINGKVSSESNTTFTYVLMANAEGTFTLPAASIKANGKNYRSGTAQIKVLPPDKNAQPQQPGRNPQVITQTSKEGNVSPDDAFVRAIFSKTKVKEQEAVVVTFRFYTVLNIRDVGKIQFPEFEGFMTEDFDMATNRQMTAEHYKGRNYMAIDVKKTLLFPQRSGKITIPSGTMEIVFEVSSGRKVQTFFGPQDVMTEAKKILKTTPVTVDISALPLQDKPANFSGAVGAFTFTPTISSQKVKANDAVTIKLNISGTGNLKLIKNPEIKFPKDIETYDPQVKNDYKLTENGLSGTKTIEYMFIPRYPGKFTIPPIEFSYFDTRTNTYKTVSSPSYELDVDKDPNAGKNVSTSYSNQKELEINQDIRYIKTGSYSFKNPNDFFVGSLSYVLCYLIPLALFIIFSIIYRKQIQANADIALMRTKKANKVATKRLKLAKQYLLTHKKDNFYEEILRAVWGYLSDKLTIPVADLNRENIETELRKYGVGDDIIGTFINILDTGEFARYAPSESDDAMDKLYNDTVDAIGKMENTIKKIK; encoded by the coding sequence ATGAAGAGGTGTTCGTTTTTATTGATATTATTACTCATAAGTGTTTCAAAAATATTGGCCGATGACATCTCGTTTGTCATCAATGCTCCTGCATCTACCGTAAAAGGAGCTCAGATACAACTGCAATATATATTGAAAGGAGGGAGTGGAAACAATATCCAGATTCCTGATGAGATAAGAGGATTTGATATTCTTTTCGGACCTTCTGTATCTCAGGTTTATAGCTCTTCTAATATCAATGGGAAAGTTAGCTCGGAGAGCAATACAACTTTCACCTATGTACTGATGGCTAATGCTGAAGGGACATTTACACTACCTGCTGCGTCAATTAAGGCTAATGGTAAGAATTATAGGTCGGGAACGGCTCAAATAAAAGTATTGCCACCCGATAAGAACGCACAGCCTCAACAGCCGGGACGTAATCCTCAAGTTATTACCCAGACATCAAAAGAAGGAAATGTGAGTCCTGATGATGCCTTTGTAAGAGCCATATTCTCTAAAACTAAAGTAAAAGAACAGGAAGCTGTTGTAGTAACATTCCGATTCTATACCGTACTTAATATCAGAGATGTTGGTAAAATACAATTCCCTGAATTTGAAGGCTTCATGACAGAGGATTTTGATATGGCCACAAACCGACAAATGACAGCTGAGCATTATAAAGGTCGAAACTACATGGCAATAGATGTAAAGAAGACCTTGTTGTTCCCTCAACGCTCGGGCAAGATAACCATTCCTTCGGGAACGATGGAGATTGTTTTTGAGGTTTCTTCAGGACGTAAAGTACAGACCTTCTTCGGTCCTCAGGATGTGATGACAGAAGCTAAGAAGATATTGAAAACAACACCTGTTACTGTCGATATTTCGGCTCTTCCGTTACAAGATAAACCTGCTAACTTTTCGGGAGCAGTGGGTGCATTTACGTTTACGCCTACTATTTCTTCACAGAAAGTGAAAGCGAATGATGCTGTAACCATCAAGCTAAATATTTCGGGTACAGGTAACCTGAAGCTTATAAAGAATCCGGAAATAAAATTCCCTAAAGATATAGAGACTTACGATCCTCAGGTGAAAAACGATTATAAGTTGACTGAGAACGGTTTGTCGGGTACAAAGACGATAGAATATATGTTTATCCCTCGTTATCCGGGTAAGTTTACTATTCCTCCTATCGAATTTTCATATTTCGATACACGTACCAATACTTACAAAACGGTATCTTCTCCATCTTACGAATTGGATGTAGATAAAGATCCGAATGCAGGGAAGAATGTATCAACAAGCTATTCTAATCAGAAGGAACTGGAGATAAATCAGGATATACGTTATATAAAAACAGGCAGCTACTCGTTTAAGAATCCGAACGACTTTTTTGTCGGCTCTCTTTCCTATGTTCTTTGCTATCTCATCCCGCTTGCATTGTTTATTATCTTCTCGATTATATATAGGAAGCAAATACAGGCAAATGCAGATATAGCCCTGATGCGTACCAAGAAGGCAAATAAAGTTGCAACTAAACGCCTGAAACTTGCCAAACAATATTTGCTTACACATAAAAAAGATAATTTCTACGAAGAGATACTTCGTGCTGTGTGGGGATATCTGAGCGATAAACTGACTATTCCGGTAGCTGATCTCAATAGAGAGAATATTGAAACAGAGCTTCGCAAATACGGAGTTGGAGACGATATTATAGGAACGTTTATAAATATACTCGATACCGGAGAGTTTGCACGTTATGCTCCGTCAGAATCGGATGATGCGATGGATAAGCTCTATAACGATACGGTAGATGCTATCGGTAAAATGGAAAATACAATCAAAAAAATAAAATAA
- a CDS encoding four helix bundle protein, with protein MITNSLVYEKAYSFAIRIVNAYKFLKDKQEFVLSKQLLRAGTSVGANIAEANGAISDSDFSAKISIAYKEILETKYWLSLLKDTGYISPDTFNDVHEDADEIAKMLYSILKITRINKI; from the coding sequence ATGATAACAAACAGTCTTGTATATGAAAAAGCTTATTCTTTTGCAATAAGAATTGTAAATGCTTATAAGTTCTTAAAAGATAAACAAGAGTTTGTTCTATCAAAACAACTGTTGAGAGCAGGAACTTCTGTCGGAGCTAATATAGCAGAAGCCAACGGCGCTATTTCGGATTCGGATTTTTCAGCTAAAATCAGTATAGCATATAAGGAAATATTGGAGACTAAATATTGGCTTTCTTTACTTAAAGATACCGGATATATTTCTCCTGATACTTTTAATGACGTGCATGAAGATGCTGATGAAATAGCTAAAATGTTATACTCTATATTAAAGATAACTCGAATAAATAAAATTTAA
- a CDS encoding phosphoglycerate kinase has product MITIDKFNFAGKKVFVRVDFNVPLDAQFNITDDTRIRAAMPTLKKIVADGGSPIIASHLGRPKGVEEKYSLKHILAHVSKLLGVDVQFANDCVGEDAGVKAAALQPGEALLLENLRFYAEEEGKPRGLAEDASDEEKAAAKKAIKESQKEFTKTLASYADVYVNDAFGTAHRAHASTALIADYFDAEHKMFGYLMQKEIDAVEKVLKDTARPFTAIIGGAKVSSKIDIIENLLDKVNNLVIGGGMAFTFIKAAGGKIGNSLVENDKLDLANEIVAKAKANGVQLVIASDAKIADAFSNDANTEISEANAIPDGWMGLDIGPKGEKEIADVLMASKTILWNGPVGVFEFDNFAQGTKVTAEAVATATKAGAFSLVGGGDSVAAVNKFNLADEVSYVSTGGGALLEFIEGKVLPGIKAIRGY; this is encoded by the coding sequence ATGATTACAATTGACAAATTCAACTTTGCAGGCAAAAAAGTCTTTGTACGAGTTGATTTCAATGTGCCTCTAGATGCACAATTCAACATCACAGATGACACTCGTATTCGTGCGGCTATGCCTACCCTAAAAAAGATCGTAGCTGATGGTGGTAGCCCGATTATAGCATCTCACCTTGGTCGTCCAAAAGGAGTAGAAGAAAAATATTCATTGAAACATATCCTTGCTCACGTATCTAAACTTCTTGGTGTAGATGTACAGTTTGCAAATGATTGCGTAGGCGAAGATGCCGGAGTAAAAGCTGCTGCCCTTCAACCGGGAGAAGCATTATTGCTCGAAAATCTTCGTTTCTATGCCGAAGAAGAAGGCAAGCCTCGTGGTTTGGCAGAAGATGCAAGCGATGAAGAAAAAGCTGCTGCGAAAAAAGCTATAAAAGAAAGCCAAAAAGAGTTCACTAAAACACTTGCTTCTTATGCGGATGTTTATGTAAACGATGCTTTTGGTACAGCTCACCGTGCACATGCTTCGACTGCTCTTATTGCAGATTACTTCGATGCTGAACACAAAATGTTCGGTTACCTGATGCAGAAAGAAATTGACGCTGTAGAAAAAGTATTGAAAGATACAGCACGTCCGTTTACTGCTATCATTGGTGGTGCTAAGGTTTCTTCAAAAATCGACATCATTGAAAACCTATTGGATAAAGTAAACAATCTTGTTATTGGTGGTGGTATGGCATTTACTTTCATCAAAGCAGCAGGTGGTAAGATCGGAAATTCTCTTGTAGAAAATGACAAGCTAGACCTTGCTAACGAAATTGTAGCCAAAGCTAAAGCGAATGGTGTACAATTAGTAATAGCAAGCGATGCTAAAATAGCAGATGCTTTCAGCAACGACGCTAATACTGAAATATCAGAAGCTAACGCTATCCCTGACGGATGGATGGGATTAGATATAGGTCCTAAAGGCGAAAAAGAAATTGCAGATGTACTTATGGCTTCAAAAACTATTCTTTGGAATGGTCCTGTAGGTGTATTCGAGTTCGACAACTTCGCACAAGGAACAAAAGTAACTGCTGAAGCTGTTGCTACTGCTACCAAAGCCGGAGCTTTCTCTCTTGTAGGTGGTGGTGACTCTGTTGCTGCTGTAAATAAGTTCAACCTTGCAGATGAGGTATCTTATGTTTCTACAGGTGGTGGTGCTTTACTTGAATTCATCGAAGGTAAAGTTCTTCCGGGAATCAAAGCTATCAGAGGATACTAA
- a CDS encoding tetratricopeptide repeat protein, translated as MKKIIFITLFTLIAVSLSAQKESRKAVRSGNKAYKDQRYGAAEAEYHKALKDDAASKEASFNLANAYYKQQKWDDALKEYQHYLTLENQNPIKMSAAWSNMGNTFLKKKANEKGQGQQAPVPQGQQPQQPQQQQGDNLKMSMEAYKNALRLNPKDDNTRYNLAVVQKMIQDRQNEDQNKDQNKDQNKDQKQDQNKDQNQDQNQNKDQKQDQKDQKDQNQMSQDNMQQMLQAIEQDEKNTQERVNQAKAQERKQKNENNRKQNKDW; from the coding sequence ATGAAAAAAATTATATTTATAACACTTTTTACCCTGATCGCAGTTAGTTTATCGGCTCAGAAAGAATCACGCAAAGCCGTTCGCTCAGGTAATAAGGCATATAAAGACCAACGATACGGTGCTGCCGAAGCCGAATATCACAAAGCGCTGAAAGATGATGCCGCATCGAAAGAAGCTTCATTCAATCTTGCAAACGCATATTACAAACAACAAAAGTGGGACGATGCCTTGAAAGAGTATCAACATTATCTCACATTGGAGAATCAGAATCCCATCAAGATGAGTGCTGCTTGGAGTAATATGGGAAACACTTTCTTGAAAAAGAAAGCAAATGAAAAAGGACAAGGTCAACAAGCTCCCGTACCTCAGGGGCAGCAGCCCCAACAACCCCAACAACAACAGGGGGATAATCTGAAAATGTCGATGGAAGCGTATAAGAACGCATTGCGTTTGAATCCGAAAGATGATAATACACGTTATAATCTGGCTGTTGTACAGAAAATGATACAAGACCGACAAAACGAAGATCAGAATAAGGATCAAAATAAAGATCAGAACAAAGATCAAAAACAAGACCAAAATAAGGATCAAAACCAAGACCAGAATCAGAACAAGGATCAGAAACAAGACCAAAAAGATCAGAAGGATCAAAATCAAATGTCGCAAGACAATATGCAACAGATGTTGCAAGCTATAGAGCAAGACGAAAAAAATACTCAAGAACGCGTAAACCAAGCGAAGGCTCAGGAACGCAAACAAAAGAATGAAAATAACAGAAAGCAGAATAAAGACTGGTAA